The following are from one region of the Muntiacus reevesi chromosome 3, mMunRee1.1, whole genome shotgun sequence genome:
- the PLA2G2F gene encoding group IIF secretory phospholipase A2, protein MPDGAPANPKGYRKKGLVRHPPGRRGPRLRTSSRTSRSHLGMKSFIIITILAGSVLPAARSSLLNLKSMVETVTGRNAILSFVGYGCYCGLGGRGLPMDEVDWCCHAHDCCYQKLFDLGCHTYVDHYDYTIENNTSIVCSELNQTECDKQTCECDRSVALCFQKQIYREEHRNYLNIYCQGPTPSCSVYEPPPAPP, encoded by the exons ATGCCAGATGGGGCTCCGGCCAACCCCAAAGGGTACAGGAAGAAGGGGCTGGTTAGACACCCCCCTGGGAGGAGGGGCCCAAGGCTCAGGACCTCTTCAAGAACCTCCAG ATCTCACCTGGGGATGAAGAgtttcatcatcatcaccatcctgGCCGGCAGCG TCCTGCCTGCGGCGCGCAGCAGCCTGCTCAACCTCAAGTCCATGGTGGAGACGGTCACTGGGAGGAACGCCATCTTGTCCTTCGTGGGCTACGGCTGCTACTGTGGGCTGGGGGGCCGCGGCCTGCCCATGGATGAGGTGGACTG GTGCTGCCACGCCCACGACTGCTGCTACCAGAAGCTCTTTGACCTGGGCTGCCACACCTACGTGGACCACTATGACTACACCATCGAGAACAACACTAGCATTGTCTGCA GCGAGCTCAACCAGACAGAGTGTGACAAGCAGACATGCGAGTGTGACAGGAGCGTGGCTCTGTGCTTCCAGAAGCAGATATACAGGGAGGAGCACCGCAACTACCTCAACATCTACTGCCAGGGCCCCACGCCCAGCTGCAGCGTCTACGAGCCGCCCCCCGCGCCTCCTTAG